In Terriglobus sp. TAA 43, a single window of DNA contains:
- the greA gene encoding transcription elongation factor GreA, translated as MLDITKKLEEEIKLLEHELTTELPAEIKKAVALGDLSENAEYHSAKQRQEFVNARLGQLKKRMGELSLVNLTNIPADRVGFGSTIVVFDNTKDEEITYKLVTSEESDVTKGLISTTSPIGKALVGKKVGDETTVVTPNGKRELEILKLTTIHDAE; from the coding sequence ATGCTCGACATTACGAAGAAGCTCGAAGAAGAGATCAAACTCCTGGAACACGAGTTGACGACGGAACTGCCTGCAGAGATCAAGAAGGCAGTTGCGCTGGGTGACCTGAGCGAGAACGCCGAATATCACTCTGCCAAGCAGCGGCAGGAGTTCGTGAACGCGCGCCTGGGCCAGCTGAAAAAGCGTATGGGCGAGCTCTCATTGGTGAACCTGACGAACATTCCCGCGGACCGCGTCGGCTTCGGCTCGACCATCGTTGTCTTCGACAATACCAAGGACGAAGAGATCACCTACAAGCTGGTGACCAGCGAAGAGAGCGATGTCACCAAGGGGTTGATCAGCACCACGTCGCCGATTGGTAAGGCTCTCGTCGGCAAGAAGGTGGGCGATGAAACCACCGTCGTTACGCCGAACGGCAAGCGCGAGTTGGAGATTCTGAAGCTGACGACGATCCACGACGCCGAATAA
- a CDS encoding M28 family peptidase — protein MKTRWIAAVAGIALVGCHAGVLMGQEKEDRTLLTQEQMTAIINEVSGERAMHNVMEQVPYQFVRPPSEYQGHFREAEAVAKMAKEYGFSKVSIEDYPSGTTYQPTVGELWTTSPKSVKIYDIHDIPEVLASTNANGDISADLVDVGQGTAKDFEGKDVKGKFVLSLAPSGLAAIYNRAVDAGAIGVVGISAIGAGDRAVDYPNEVVWTTVVAKPGTVAWAVSPRVARQLETQLNRGQKVTIRSITKSEQVPNKQELVHAEIPGDGSTTQEVAIGGHLFEAYIKQGANDDNSGVALTLEVGRAYMKLVAEGKLPKPKRTINFQWVQEISGTNAWFNAHPEKAKVIIGDLNFDMEALRLTASRSLWILQRTPDTFPSYINDIGQSMLEYIAEVSRERVRYRALGYGASQPVESPNGSNDAFYIKVDKHYGSSDHVTYMQHGIPAIMFITWPDMWYHSSQDTPDKQDSTQYKRAAAVATGSLAALASGTDEEAARILNENLGRGLARMGESHTKGLGYIADATDAASLNTAYKEAKIAILHQAAVEKGVVDSASVLWTNTDSGKKSTAAFAPLIDARATSLLAEVKAAYQLQAVQRGVTPSEPVQTAEEKEAAGILVESVARAGGPGGPGGAGGGGRRGPQTGPQLPQEMNAEFQLLLPKHMTALEIRDFLSGEFTPLPLANLMEVLHAREKAGQIKLTQKPAKAPAAAKGKKKK, from the coding sequence ATGAAGACAAGATGGATAGCGGCTGTGGCTGGCATTGCCCTGGTGGGTTGCCATGCTGGAGTCCTGATGGGGCAGGAAAAAGAAGACCGCACGCTGCTGACGCAGGAGCAGATGACGGCCATCATCAACGAAGTGTCGGGCGAACGCGCCATGCACAACGTGATGGAGCAGGTGCCGTACCAGTTTGTGCGTCCGCCGTCGGAGTATCAGGGACACTTCCGCGAAGCAGAAGCCGTGGCCAAGATGGCCAAGGAATATGGCTTCAGCAAGGTCTCCATTGAGGACTATCCCAGCGGCACCACCTATCAGCCCACCGTGGGCGAGCTGTGGACGACTTCGCCGAAGAGCGTGAAGATCTATGACATTCACGACATCCCGGAAGTTCTGGCATCGACGAACGCCAACGGCGACATCAGCGCCGATCTGGTCGACGTAGGCCAGGGCACCGCGAAGGACTTTGAGGGCAAGGACGTTAAAGGCAAGTTCGTGCTGTCGCTGGCTCCCAGCGGCCTTGCTGCCATCTACAACCGCGCAGTGGATGCAGGCGCTATCGGCGTCGTAGGCATCAGCGCGATTGGCGCAGGTGATCGCGCTGTCGATTACCCGAATGAAGTGGTCTGGACCACCGTTGTCGCCAAGCCCGGCACCGTGGCATGGGCTGTGTCGCCGCGTGTGGCGCGTCAGTTGGAAACGCAGTTGAACCGCGGCCAGAAGGTCACCATCCGCTCCATCACCAAGAGCGAGCAGGTGCCGAACAAGCAGGAGCTGGTCCACGCGGAAATCCCCGGCGACGGCAGCACCACGCAGGAAGTGGCCATCGGCGGCCACCTGTTTGAGGCATACATCAAGCAGGGTGCAAACGACGACAACTCCGGTGTGGCACTCACACTCGAAGTGGGCCGCGCGTACATGAAGCTTGTTGCTGAAGGCAAACTGCCCAAGCCGAAGCGCACCATCAACTTCCAATGGGTGCAGGAGATCAGCGGCACCAACGCGTGGTTCAACGCGCATCCCGAAAAGGCGAAGGTCATCATTGGCGACCTGAACTTCGACATGGAAGCCCTGCGCCTGACCGCCAGCCGCAGCCTCTGGATCCTGCAGCGTACGCCGGACACCTTCCCGTCGTACATCAACGACATTGGCCAAAGCATGCTGGAATATATCGCGGAAGTGTCGCGCGAGCGTGTCCGCTATCGTGCGCTGGGTTACGGAGCATCGCAGCCCGTGGAATCGCCCAACGGCAGCAATGACGCTTTCTACATCAAGGTGGACAAGCACTACGGTTCCAGCGATCACGTGACGTACATGCAGCACGGCATCCCCGCCATCATGTTCATTACGTGGCCGGACATGTGGTACCACTCGTCGCAGGACACGCCAGACAAGCAGGATTCCACGCAGTACAAGCGCGCTGCTGCCGTGGCAACGGGTTCGCTTGCTGCACTGGCTTCCGGCACGGATGAAGAAGCTGCGCGCATCCTGAATGAGAACCTGGGCCGCGGTCTTGCCCGTATGGGCGAGTCGCACACCAAGGGCCTTGGCTACATTGCAGATGCGACCGATGCCGCCTCGCTGAACACCGCGTACAAGGAAGCTAAGATCGCCATCCTGCATCAGGCTGCTGTCGAAAAGGGTGTTGTGGATTCCGCCAGCGTTCTGTGGACGAACACGGACAGCGGCAAGAAGAGCACCGCTGCCTTTGCTCCGCTGATTGATGCGCGTGCAACCTCGCTGCTTGCCGAAGTGAAGGCTGCGTACCAGCTCCAGGCTGTGCAGCGCGGCGTAACGCCGAGCGAACCTGTCCAGACAGCAGAAGAGAAGGAAGCCGCCGGTATTCTGGTGGAATCCGTTGCTCGCGCTGGTGGACCGGGAGGCCCTGGCGGTGCTGGTGGCGGCGGACGCCGTGGACCGCAGACCGGCCCGCAGCTTCCGCAGGAGATGAACGCAGAGTTCCAGCTCCTGCTGCCGAAGCACATGACTGCCTTGGAAATCCGCGACTTCCTCTCCGGCGAATTCACACCGCTACCGCTGGCAAACCTGATGGAAGTGCTGCACGCACGCGAAAAGGCTGGCCAGATCAAGCTGACGCAGAAACCTGCAAAAGCTCCGGCGGCCGCCAAGGGCAAGAAGAAGAAGTAA